One genomic window of Vibrio parahaemolyticus includes the following:
- the mfd gene encoding transcription-repair coupling factor yields MTKATILSVTNPTERGDKKQLGNLPGAALPLAIAELAKQHSSHSLLVVPDPQIALKLQAEIEQFTDQPVSLFPDWETLPYDNFSPHQEIISDRIARLYQLPNQRGGVTIVPVSTVLQRQSPRDFLLQHTLMVKTGDNFSLENLRVQLENSGYRHVDQVFGPGEYASRGSILDLFPMGSADPYRIDFFDDEIDTIRTFDPENQRSIEDIQQIQLLPAHEFPTTKEAIEDFRTRWRTQFEARREPESIYMQVTKGTWPAGIEYWQPLFFDHTETLFDYLPEDSQLITYGDIEAAVDTFLNDVEYRYDQKKIDPLRPLLAPHDLWLKKDELFAHFKQLPQAQLSPEKVVKRAGRQNLAVQTLAELGVQQQNKEPLSRLRQFSEQFTGKIIFSVESEGRREALTELLQGIKVRPVVQESLYHALESDHRFTLILGSAEHGFIHDELNFALICESDLLGDRVIQRRRKDKKAVNSDTVIRHLAELKPGQPVVHIDHGIGRYIGLQTLEAGGMKTEYVTLEYQNDAKLYVPVSSLNLISRYSGGAEETAPLHKLGGEAWSKARRKAAEKVRDVAAELLDVYAKRELKPGFKFALDRGQYATFKATFPFEETDDQAMAINAVLSDMCQAKAMDRLVCGDVGFGKTEVAMRAAFVATDNSKQVAVLVPTTLLAQQHFENFRDRFANLPIRVEVLSRFKSAKEQKVILQDVADGKVDIVVGTHKLLSSDIKFKDLGLLIVDEEHRFGVRQKEKVKAMRADVDILTLTATPIPRTLNMAMSGMRDLSIIATPPARRLAIKTFVREREESVVREAVLREIMRGGQVYFLHNQVETIEKTAEDLQKLIPEARITVAHGQMRERELERIMNDFYHQRFNVLVCTTIIETGIDVPTANTIIMDRADNLGLAQLHQLRGRVGRSHHQAYAYLLTPHPKAMTKDAIKRLDAIASLEDLGAGFTLATHDLEIRGAGELLGDEQSGQIQSVGFTLYMEMLEQAVEALKEGKEPSLDDLLREQTEVELRIPALLPDDYIPDVNTRLSMYKRIASVSDSDELSELKVELIDRFGLLPDAAKNLLAVSELKFAAGSIKAKKIEAHDKGGFIEFYPDADINPAYLVKLLQSQPQKFAMEGPTKFKFSVPLADRRKRIQFVQDLLNDFKQNLLPTS; encoded by the coding sequence ATGACCAAAGCAACGATACTTTCCGTCACCAATCCAACTGAGCGTGGCGACAAAAAACAACTTGGCAACTTACCCGGTGCAGCGCTGCCACTCGCCATTGCCGAACTGGCCAAGCAGCATTCAAGTCACTCACTACTGGTTGTGCCAGATCCGCAGATCGCGTTGAAACTGCAAGCAGAAATCGAACAGTTTACCGACCAACCGGTAAGCCTTTTCCCAGATTGGGAAACGTTGCCATACGACAATTTTTCTCCACACCAAGAGATCATTTCTGACCGTATTGCTCGCCTATACCAACTGCCGAATCAACGTGGCGGTGTCACTATCGTGCCAGTCAGCACTGTTCTTCAGCGCCAATCTCCGCGAGATTTTTTGTTACAGCACACACTAATGGTCAAAACAGGCGATAATTTCTCGCTAGAAAACCTGAGAGTGCAACTAGAGAACTCGGGTTACCGTCACGTAGACCAAGTATTTGGGCCGGGTGAATACGCGAGCCGAGGTTCGATTCTCGACTTATTCCCGATGGGCAGTGCTGATCCTTACCGTATTGACTTTTTCGATGATGAGATCGACACCATTCGCACTTTCGATCCAGAAAACCAGCGTTCTATTGAAGACATTCAGCAAATCCAATTACTGCCTGCGCATGAATTCCCAACGACGAAAGAAGCGATTGAAGATTTCCGTACTCGTTGGCGCACCCAGTTTGAGGCGAGACGCGAGCCAGAATCCATCTACATGCAAGTCACCAAAGGAACGTGGCCGGCAGGCATTGAATACTGGCAACCGCTGTTCTTCGACCATACCGAAACCCTGTTCGACTACTTACCTGAAGATTCGCAGCTGATCACATACGGCGACATTGAAGCAGCCGTCGACACATTCTTAAATGACGTCGAGTATCGCTACGATCAAAAGAAAATTGATCCTCTGCGTCCACTTCTTGCCCCACACGATTTGTGGCTCAAGAAAGACGAATTGTTTGCACACTTCAAACAACTTCCTCAGGCACAGCTCAGCCCAGAGAAAGTAGTGAAACGTGCTGGCCGCCAAAACTTAGCGGTACAAACACTGGCAGAACTTGGCGTTCAACAGCAAAACAAAGAGCCATTGTCTCGTCTTCGCCAATTCAGCGAACAATTTACGGGCAAAATCATCTTTTCCGTGGAATCAGAAGGTCGACGCGAAGCCCTGACTGAACTTTTGCAAGGCATCAAAGTTCGCCCAGTGGTGCAAGAATCGCTGTATCACGCTTTGGAGTCAGACCACCGTTTCACGTTGATTCTTGGTTCAGCAGAACACGGCTTTATTCATGACGAGCTGAATTTCGCGCTGATATGCGAAAGTGACTTGCTTGGCGATCGCGTAATTCAACGCCGTCGCAAAGACAAAAAAGCCGTCAACAGTGACACTGTTATTCGCCACCTTGCCGAGCTGAAACCAGGTCAACCTGTTGTTCATATAGACCACGGTATCGGTCGCTACATTGGTCTGCAAACCCTTGAAGCGGGGGGAATGAAAACCGAGTATGTGACGCTTGAATATCAAAACGACGCCAAACTTTATGTTCCCGTTTCCTCGCTAAACTTGATCAGCCGTTACTCTGGCGGCGCTGAAGAAACGGCTCCTCTGCACAAACTTGGCGGTGAAGCGTGGTCGAAAGCACGTCGAAAAGCAGCTGAGAAAGTACGCGATGTTGCAGCAGAGCTACTTGATGTATACGCGAAGCGTGAGCTAAAACCGGGCTTTAAATTTGCCTTAGATCGTGGCCAATACGCGACCTTCAAAGCAACATTCCCGTTTGAAGAAACCGATGATCAAGCCATGGCAATCAACGCGGTACTTTCCGATATGTGCCAAGCAAAAGCCATGGATCGCTTGGTGTGTGGTGACGTTGGTTTTGGTAAAACAGAAGTTGCCATGCGTGCGGCCTTTGTTGCTACGGACAACAGCAAACAAGTTGCCGTACTCGTGCCAACAACCCTGCTTGCTCAGCAGCATTTTGAAAACTTCCGTGACCGCTTCGCGAACTTGCCAATCCGAGTCGAGGTGCTTTCTCGCTTTAAATCAGCCAAAGAGCAAAAAGTGATTTTGCAAGATGTGGCGGATGGCAAAGTTGATATCGTCGTCGGTACGCACAAATTGCTCTCCAGCGACATCAAATTCAAAGATTTGGGTTTGTTGATCGTCGACGAAGAGCATCGCTTCGGTGTTCGTCAAAAAGAGAAAGTCAAAGCGATGCGCGCTGACGTGGACATTCTCACCCTAACGGCAACGCCGATCCCCCGTACGCTGAACATGGCAATGAGTGGTATGCGTGATTTGTCGATCATCGCCACACCACCAGCACGCCGTTTAGCTATTAAGACATTTGTTCGTGAACGTGAAGAGTCCGTGGTGCGAGAAGCCGTACTGCGTGAAATCATGCGTGGTGGTCAGGTTTACTTCCTGCACAATCAGGTCGAAACCATCGAAAAAACGGCAGAAGACTTACAAAAACTCATTCCAGAAGCCCGTATTACCGTGGCACACGGTCAAATGCGTGAACGCGAACTAGAACGTATCATGAATGATTTCTACCACCAGCGCTTTAACGTCTTGGTGTGTACCACCATCATTGAAACGGGTATCGACGTTCCGACGGCCAACACAATCATTATGGATCGTGCAGACAACCTTGGCTTGGCGCAACTGCATCAATTGCGTGGCCGTGTTGGTCGCTCTCACCATCAAGCCTATGCTTATTTGTTAACGCCACATCCAAAAGCAATGACCAAAGATGCCATTAAACGTCTCGATGCCATTGCTTCACTGGAAGACTTAGGCGCGGGCTTTACTCTGGCAACGCACGATTTGGAAATTCGTGGCGCTGGTGAACTGCTTGGTGACGAACAAAGTGGTCAAATTCAATCGGTTGGTTTTACACTGTATATGGAAATGCTTGAACAAGCAGTCGAAGCGTTGAAAGAAGGTAAAGAGCCATCATTGGATGATCTGCTTCGTGAACAAACAGAAGTGGAACTGAGAATCCCTGCGCTACTGCCTGATGATTACATTCCAGACGTCAATACGCGTCTGTCGATGTACAAACGAATTGCGAGTGTGAGCGACAGCGATGAGCTATCCGAATTAAAAGTTGAGCTGATCGACCGCTTTGGCTTACTTCCTGATGCCGCGAAGAACTTGCTGGCTGTCTCAGAATTGAAATTTGCCGCAGGTAGTATTAAAGCGAAGAAGATAGAAGCCCATGATAAAGGTGGATTTATCGAGTTTTACCCTGATGCTGACATAAATCCAGCGTATTTAGTTAAACTCCTGCAATCACAGCCGCAAAAATTTGCAATGGAAGGTCCAACTAAGTTCAAGTTTAGCGTACCATTGGCGGACCGACGTAAACGCATTCAGTTTGTACAAGACTTACTGAATGATTTTAAACAGAATTTATTACCAACGAGCTAA
- a CDS encoding PilZ domain-containing protein, with protein sequence MTEQEYFTVHHNLTINVEALGTDFALPDEETFVSEIPAPFIVASEFSHLDTLADNARLELQNKELKHVISLLDTQNSKLNLLLSFMLSQQDDISVRFQTTQFGASQLSYRSSSPVETGQFVRVKLFLDHPAAAIYCYAQVVECVASEQGFVVTLRYKMLREADQDLLIKAALYQQQKLLRQRSLERDKK encoded by the coding sequence ATGACAGAGCAAGAATACTTCACCGTTCACCATAACCTCACCATTAACGTGGAAGCCTTGGGGACCGATTTTGCTTTGCCAGACGAAGAAACGTTTGTGTCAGAAATTCCTGCGCCTTTTATTGTCGCAAGCGAGTTCAGCCACTTAGATACATTGGCAGATAACGCACGCCTAGAGCTGCAAAATAAAGAGCTTAAACACGTTATTAGTTTGCTCGATACGCAAAACTCAAAGCTCAACTTACTGCTGAGCTTTATGTTATCTCAACAAGATGATATTTCGGTTCGCTTCCAGACCACTCAATTTGGTGCAAGTCAGTTGAGTTACCGCTCATCAAGCCCAGTAGAAACGGGCCAATTTGTCCGAGTAAAACTCTTTCTTGACCATCCTGCTGCGGCAATTTACTGCTACGCTCAAGTCGTAGAGTGTGTCGCCTCTGAGCAAGGGTTCGTCGTCACTCTTAGATATAAAATGCTCAGAGAAGCAGACCAAGATTTGCTCATTAAAGCCGCTTTATATCAACAACAAAAACTTTTACGTCAGCGCTCACTGGAGCGAGATAAAAAATAA
- the lolC gene encoding lipoprotein-releasing ABC transporter permease subunit LolC: MYHPISLFIGLRYLRGRSGDRFSRFVSYMSTAGITIGVMALVTVLSVMNGFEAQLKERILGVLPHAVISQHDGRTPLTESAPQFIQAMSDVAEPEPVVRGEAVIQSSAQLTAGYLIGIEPKKGDPIANHLIAGRLSSLQAGEYKVFLGHSLARSLKVSIGDKVRLMVTNATQFTPLGRIPSQRNFTVAGIFNTGSDVDGQLMIVNMADAAKLMRLPKDTVSGWRVFFSDPFMVTDFADKPMPEGWQWSDWRVQRGELFQAVKMEKNMMGLMLGLIVGVAAFNIISALIMVVMEKQSEVAILKTQGMTQSQVMTIFMVQGASSGVIGAIVGGAVGVALSLNLNAILESAGVALFSFGGHLPIVIDSFQILLVVVLAIALSLAATVYPSYRASSVKPAEALRYE, from the coding sequence ATGTATCATCCTATCTCTTTGTTTATTGGCTTGAGATATCTTCGGGGACGCTCCGGAGATAGGTTTAGCCGATTTGTTTCTTATATGTCGACGGCGGGCATCACGATCGGTGTGATGGCGTTGGTCACTGTGCTTTCGGTTATGAACGGATTCGAAGCACAACTGAAAGAGCGCATTCTTGGTGTTCTTCCTCACGCGGTGATTTCTCAACATGATGGTCGCACTCCACTGACGGAGTCTGCGCCGCAATTCATTCAAGCGATGTCGGATGTTGCTGAGCCAGAACCTGTTGTTCGCGGAGAGGCGGTAATTCAAAGTTCGGCACAACTGACGGCAGGTTATTTGATTGGGATTGAGCCTAAGAAAGGCGACCCGATTGCCAACCATTTGATTGCGGGTCGTTTGTCTTCTCTTCAAGCGGGAGAGTACAAAGTGTTTCTTGGCCACAGTTTAGCGCGCTCTCTTAAGGTTTCTATTGGCGACAAAGTTCGTTTAATGGTGACAAACGCCACGCAGTTTACCCCTCTTGGTCGAATCCCTAGTCAGCGCAACTTCACAGTGGCTGGTATTTTTAATACCGGTTCGGATGTCGATGGTCAGCTTATGATCGTCAATATGGCGGATGCAGCTAAGTTAATGCGCCTGCCCAAAGATACCGTATCTGGCTGGCGAGTGTTTTTCTCTGACCCATTTATGGTGACGGATTTCGCTGATAAACCGATGCCTGAAGGGTGGCAGTGGAGTGATTGGCGTGTACAACGTGGTGAGCTTTTCCAAGCTGTGAAAATGGAAAAGAACATGATGGGCTTAATGCTGGGGCTCATTGTCGGCGTTGCAGCGTTTAACATCATTTCTGCTTTGATCATGGTGGTGATGGAAAAACAATCTGAAGTCGCGATTTTGAAAACGCAGGGTATGACGCAATCGCAAGTCATGACGATTTTCATGGTGCAAGGCGCAAGTAGTGGTGTGATTGGGGCTATTGTCGGCGGAGCGGTTGGCGTGGCGTTGTCACTCAACCTCAACGCCATTTTGGAATCGGCTGGCGTGGCTCTGTTCAGCTTTGGCGGGCATTTGCCAATTGTGATTGATTCTTTCCAAATTCTATTAGTGGTAGTGCTAGCGATTGCTCTGAGTCTGGCTGCTACTGTTTATCCTTCTTACCGAGCATCTTCTGTTAAACCTGCTGAGGCACTTCGCTATGAATAA
- the lolD gene encoding lipoprotein-releasing ABC transporter ATP-binding protein LolD, protein MNKLLECRDIRKVYREGSLDTEVLKGVSFDIDKGELVSIVGSSGSGKSTLLHILGALDDATQGEVDFLGQNLSALSSNKQAALRNKHLGFVYQFHHLLADFTALENVAMPLLIGGIKVTEAKQAAKALLEKVGLSHRMDHRPSELSGGERQRVAIARALVNKPDLVLADEPTGNLDHNTALAIYDLMRELNKESNIAFLVVTHDNELAAKMDRQMHMQDGLLVDRLMTKSASVEG, encoded by the coding sequence ATGAATAAGCTATTAGAATGTCGTGATATTCGTAAAGTATACCGAGAAGGTTCCTTGGATACGGAAGTGTTGAAAGGCGTGAGCTTTGATATCGATAAAGGTGAGCTCGTTTCTATTGTTGGCTCATCGGGCTCTGGTAAGAGTACGCTGCTTCATATCCTTGGCGCATTGGACGACGCTACGCAAGGTGAAGTGGATTTTTTAGGGCAGAACCTATCAGCGTTAAGCTCCAATAAACAGGCTGCTCTTCGCAACAAACATCTTGGTTTTGTGTATCAATTTCACCACTTACTTGCTGATTTTACGGCGCTCGAAAATGTCGCAATGCCACTGCTGATTGGCGGTATTAAAGTGACAGAAGCTAAACAGGCGGCAAAAGCGCTGCTTGAGAAAGTGGGCTTGAGCCATCGTATGGATCACCGCCCATCAGAGCTGTCTGGTGGTGAGCGCCAGCGCGTGGCCATTGCTCGTGCTCTTGTGAACAAGCCTGACTTAGTTTTGGCTGACGAACCAACTGGTAATCTGGATCATAATACGGCTTTGGCGATTTACGATTTGATGCGTGAACTAAACAAAGAGTCGAACATCGCCTTTTTGGTGGTGACGCATGACAACGAACTCGCAGCAAAAATGGACCGTCAGATGCACATGCAAGATGGCCTTCTGGTGGATCGTTTGATGACCAAATCTGCATCGGTGGAGGGCTAG
- the lolE gene encoding lipoprotein-releasing ABC transporter permease subunit LolE, with translation MFSSLALMIGGRFSRAKKRNKMVSFISLSSTIGIAVGVAVIIIGLSAMNGFERELQSRVLSVIPHGELEGVNGPLQNYTKTMNQALQHEHVVAAAPYVRFTGLAEKGSKLKAIEVRGVDPAYEQAVSSMSDFIDPEAWQNFYSGQQQVILGRGVANELKVQVGDYVTLMIPQTGGTNKVQAPKRVRVKVAGFLTLNGQIDHSLALVPLADAQQYARLGDGVTGISLKTDDVLDAPSIVREVGNLVNVYVYLKSWQQQFGFLYRDIQLVRTIMYLVMVLVIGVACFNIVSTLMMAVKDRAAEIAILRTMGAKDGLIKRIFVWQGVFSGVFGSLVGSLVGVLVALNLTPIIKGLEGLIGHQFLSGDIYFVDFLPSQLHWPDVALVSTTAIVLSLLATWYPASRAAKLNPAAVLSAK, from the coding sequence TTGTTCTCTTCTTTAGCATTGATGATTGGTGGACGCTTTAGCCGTGCGAAAAAGCGCAACAAAATGGTGTCGTTCATTTCTCTTTCTTCAACCATTGGTATTGCAGTAGGCGTGGCGGTGATCATCATTGGCCTTTCGGCGATGAATGGTTTTGAGCGTGAGCTTCAGTCGCGTGTGTTGTCCGTGATTCCTCATGGTGAGTTAGAAGGGGTTAACGGGCCACTGCAGAACTACACCAAGACGATGAACCAAGCGCTGCAACATGAGCATGTCGTTGCTGCCGCACCGTACGTCCGCTTTACAGGTTTAGCCGAAAAAGGCAGTAAACTAAAGGCGATTGAAGTGCGTGGTGTGGATCCTGCGTATGAGCAAGCGGTGTCGAGCATGTCTGACTTTATTGATCCAGAGGCGTGGCAAAACTTTTACTCAGGCCAACAACAAGTGATTTTAGGTCGAGGAGTTGCAAATGAGTTGAAGGTGCAAGTCGGTGACTACGTCACGTTGATGATTCCTCAAACGGGTGGCACAAATAAAGTTCAAGCGCCGAAACGTGTGCGCGTCAAAGTGGCGGGCTTTTTGACGTTGAACGGCCAAATTGATCATTCATTGGCTTTAGTTCCGCTGGCGGATGCGCAGCAATACGCTCGTTTAGGAGACGGCGTAACTGGAATTTCTCTAAAAACCGATGATGTTCTTGATGCGCCTTCGATCGTTCGAGAAGTCGGCAACCTAGTGAATGTGTACGTATATTTGAAGAGTTGGCAGCAGCAGTTTGGCTTTCTCTACCGTGACATTCAGTTGGTACGCACGATCATGTATTTAGTCATGGTATTAGTGATTGGTGTGGCGTGTTTCAATATCGTCTCGACATTGATGATGGCGGTGAAGGACCGCGCAGCAGAGATCGCGATTTTGCGTACGATGGGGGCAAAAGATGGTCTGATTAAACGTATTTTCGTTTGGCAGGGCGTCTTCTCTGGAGTGTTTGGTAGCCTTGTCGGTAGCCTTGTTGGTGTGTTGGTTGCGTTGAATTTAACTCCAATCATTAAGGGGCTTGAAGGCTTAATAGGACACCAGTTTTTATCGGGTGACATCTACTTTGTGGACTTTCTTCCATCGCAGTTGCATTGGCCTGACGTCGCATTGGTGTCGACCACCGCTATAGTATTAAGCCTATTGGCCACTTGGTACCCAGCTTCTCGTGCAGCGAAACTGAACCCTGCCGCAGTTTTGAGTGCTAAGTAG
- a CDS encoding DUF2062 domain-containing protein codes for MPRKLIKRFMPDHEVIKRQKALKVFGNVLYNPNLWCLNRRSASGAFAVGLFMAFVPLPSQMIMSAGLAILMGVNLPLSVALVWVSNPITMPVLFYFAYKLGAWVMHVPPQPFHFELSWDFIMQQMSTIGPPFLLGCAICGVGSAIIGYFGIRGLWRYSVVRSWQKRKVR; via the coding sequence ATGCCTAGAAAGCTGATAAAACGCTTCATGCCTGATCACGAAGTGATCAAACGCCAAAAAGCATTGAAGGTCTTCGGCAATGTGTTATACAACCCGAACCTTTGGTGCTTAAACCGTCGCTCTGCGTCAGGTGCTTTTGCCGTTGGCCTATTTATGGCGTTTGTCCCGCTTCCGAGCCAGATGATTATGTCTGCAGGTTTAGCCATTTTAATGGGCGTAAATTTACCTCTGTCAGTCGCTCTCGTTTGGGTCAGCAACCCTATTACCATGCCAGTCTTGTTTTACTTTGCTTACAAGCTCGGTGCATGGGTCATGCATGTTCCACCTCAGCCATTCCATTTTGAGCTATCTTGGGACTTTATCATGCAACAGATGAGCACGATTGGGCCTCCATTCCTATTGGGGTGCGCAATTTGCGGTGTGGGTTCTGCGATCATTGGTTATTTCGGTATTCGCGGATTGTGGCGCTACTCTGTCGTTCGCAGTTGGCAAAAACGAAAAGTAAGATAA
- a CDS encoding DNA internalization-related competence protein ComEC/Rec2: MTLLEKSWTLALFVASVISSAWWPTMPDWRWLLLGIITTGSIIKLRRGLISIGVIVGFMVVIVHGNIMEYQRQALFQAGENSTIIGRVDSSFTQISHGYEGVVAIKQVNTHTLLPFLKPKVRLITPFPLAVNSEFTTNVLIKPIIGLRNEAGFDAEKQSMGNGVVARAVVTKDSYWVIRTSSSWREAIIQTVERDISRLEHFALIKALVFADRTGLTKEDWQSLRDSGLLHLVSISGLHIGMALTFGLALGGLIRLAMPRYWFLPSVSGLAFAIVYAWLADFSLPTTRAVSVCIIYLALKYWLVHWSPWRVLLLAVALQLFFQPFASFSLSFWLSYLSVGAVLFAVNTVQDSKEGRLGKLRILLLTQLILSLLIVPISGYFFSGFSWSSLVYNLVFIPWFGFVVVPIMFAALIASLLFPMLATVLWYLLDVFLVPLSWSVRYAIGTWQPISAEWTFVIAVVSVVLVLRHVMPRYVWMFVCVIVVMTGLFPKQYNQTWRIDVLDVGHGLAVLVEKEGRVLLYDTGKAWQNGSIAEQVITPVLHRRGYSSVDTMILSHADNDHAGGRKVIEQYFSPKNKLSSQSFLHYQPCIAAEKWKWQGLNIEVLWPPKPVVRAYNPHSCVISLEDPSTGFKMLFTGDIEAISEWILLREPEKLRSDVMLVPHHGSKTSSNPKFIKVVEPSLAIASTAKLNQWGMPAPEVVQAYTDSGVSWLDTGSDGQITILLDGNNWRFESKRRETIEPWYRQMLRNRVE; the protein is encoded by the coding sequence ATGACTCTCTTAGAAAAAAGTTGGACCTTGGCGTTATTTGTCGCGAGCGTAATTTCGTCTGCATGGTGGCCGACGATGCCGGATTGGCGTTGGTTGCTGCTGGGAATAATTACCACTGGCTCAATAATTAAATTACGTCGAGGCTTAATTAGCATAGGCGTAATTGTGGGCTTTATGGTTGTCATCGTCCACGGCAATATTATGGAGTATCAGAGACAAGCCCTTTTTCAAGCAGGTGAGAATAGTACCATAATTGGTAGAGTTGACAGCTCTTTTACGCAAATAAGTCACGGATATGAAGGTGTCGTAGCGATAAAACAAGTGAATACTCACACTCTGTTACCTTTTCTTAAACCTAAAGTCCGCCTTATAACGCCATTCCCACTAGCTGTTAACAGTGAGTTTACGACTAACGTTTTGATTAAGCCCATTATCGGCCTCAGAAATGAAGCGGGTTTCGACGCAGAAAAGCAGTCAATGGGAAATGGTGTTGTTGCAAGAGCGGTCGTAACTAAAGATTCATACTGGGTCATTCGTACTTCTTCGTCTTGGCGCGAAGCTATTATTCAAACTGTTGAGCGTGATATTTCTCGCCTTGAGCATTTTGCTCTAATTAAAGCACTGGTTTTTGCTGATCGCACTGGGCTTACCAAAGAGGATTGGCAGTCTCTGCGTGACAGCGGATTACTGCATCTTGTATCAATTTCTGGTCTACACATTGGGATGGCATTGACGTTTGGGCTCGCCCTTGGTGGGCTTATTCGGCTTGCTATGCCGCGATATTGGTTTCTGCCATCAGTGAGTGGGTTGGCGTTTGCCATTGTTTACGCTTGGCTTGCTGATTTTTCTTTGCCGACGACCCGAGCCGTTTCTGTTTGTATCATCTATCTTGCTTTGAAGTATTGGCTTGTTCATTGGAGTCCATGGCGCGTACTGTTATTGGCTGTGGCGTTGCAACTTTTCTTCCAACCTTTTGCTTCTTTTAGTTTGAGTTTTTGGCTGTCTTATTTATCCGTTGGTGCCGTTTTGTTTGCGGTTAACACAGTGCAAGACTCGAAGGAAGGTCGTTTGGGAAAGTTGCGGATACTTCTGTTGACTCAACTGATACTGAGCTTATTGATTGTCCCGATCAGTGGCTATTTTTTCTCTGGATTTAGCTGGTCTTCTTTAGTCTACAATTTGGTTTTCATTCCTTGGTTTGGCTTTGTTGTCGTTCCAATCATGTTTGCTGCTTTAATCGCGTCATTGCTCTTTCCTATGTTGGCGACGGTTCTATGGTATTTGCTTGACGTATTCCTTGTGCCACTAAGTTGGTCGGTTCGATATGCCATAGGAACTTGGCAACCCATTAGTGCCGAGTGGACATTTGTTATTGCTGTAGTGAGTGTCGTGCTCGTTTTAAGACATGTTATGCCTCGTTACGTTTGGATGTTTGTCTGTGTAATTGTTGTGATGACCGGGTTGTTTCCTAAGCAATATAACCAAACTTGGCGTATTGATGTACTTGATGTCGGGCATGGGTTGGCGGTACTGGTTGAAAAAGAAGGGAGAGTTTTACTCTATGATACGGGCAAGGCTTGGCAAAACGGCAGTATAGCTGAGCAAGTGATTACGCCAGTACTGCACCGCAGAGGCTACTCAAGTGTCGATACGATGATTTTAAGTCATGCCGATAATGACCATGCTGGCGGCCGAAAAGTGATAGAACAGTACTTTTCACCTAAAAACAAACTAAGTAGCCAGAGCTTTTTACATTATCAGCCTTGTATTGCTGCTGAGAAGTGGAAGTGGCAAGGGTTGAACATTGAGGTACTTTGGCCTCCTAAACCTGTTGTACGTGCATACAACCCCCACTCTTGTGTCATCAGTCTGGAAGACCCTAGTACAGGTTTTAAAATGTTGTTTACTGGTGATATCGAAGCCATCAGCGAATGGATACTGCTTCGAGAGCCAGAAAAGCTGCGCAGTGATGTAATGCTAGTGCCGCATCATGGAAGCAAAACCTCTTCTAACCCTAAGTTTATCAAAGTTGTTGAGCCTAGTTTGGCTATTGCTTCAACGGCAAAACTAAACCAGTGGGGAATGCCCGCACCTGAAGTCGTTCAGGCCTATACCGACAGTGGTGTTAGTTGGTTAGACACTGGAAGTGATGGCCAAATAACAATCTTACTTGATGGCAATAACTGGCGTTTTGAAAGTAAACGTCGTGAGACAATTGAGCCTTGGTATAGGCAGATGCTGCGTAACCGAGTAGAATAA